From the genome of Alosa alosa isolate M-15738 ecotype Scorff River chromosome 18, AALO_Geno_1.1, whole genome shotgun sequence, one region includes:
- the b3gat2 gene encoding galactosylgalactosylxylosylprotein 3-beta-glucuronosyltransferase 2 — protein MKSVFYSRFFILLPWVLIVIIMIDVDTKRSSVRNTAQFYLSRLGNAQRHERPALPVKNRTALPVIYAITPTYSRAVQKAELTRLSNTFRQVPQFHWIVVEDSSPRTELVSRFLARCGVPYTHLNIFTPRRFKRTGMPRATEQRNNALSWLRQHRSLKDAGVVFFADDDNTYSLELFEEMRSTRRVAVWPVGLVGGRRYERPLVEKGKVVGWYTGWRADRPFAIDMAGFAVNLRVILSNPRAQFKRRGAKPGMQESDFLKQITKVEDLEPKANNCTKVLVWHTRTEKVNLGNEPKHHQDTVHIEV, from the exons ATGAAATCCGTCTTTTACAGCCGATTTTTCATACTCCTTCCCTGGGTTTTGATCGTCATCATCATGATCGACGTGGATACAAAGAGATCCTCTGTTCGGAACACAGCACAATTTTACTTGTCGCGACTTGGAAACGCACAGCGGCATGAGAGACCCGCGTTGCCCGTGAAGAACCGCACAGCTCTACCAGTCATCTACGCAATCACCCCCACTTATAGCAGAGCAGTGCAGAAAGCTGAGCTCACACGGCTCTCCAACACCTTCCGTCAGGTGCCACAGTTTCACTGGATCGTGGTGGAGGACTCAAGCCCCCGGACGGAGTTGGTGTCGCGCTTCCTCGCCCGATGTGGTGTTCCGTACACACACTTGAACATTTTCACACCTCGGCGTTTTAAGCGAACCGGTATGCCTCGGGCCACTGAGCAGAGGAACAATGCGCTCAGCTGGCTTCGGCAACACCGCTCCCTCAAAGACGCGGGGGTCGTCTTTTTCGCAGACGACGACAACACATACAGCTTAGAGTTGTTCGAGGAG ATGCGCTCCACACGGCGTGTGGCGGTGTGGCCCGTGGGGCTGGTTGGGGGTCGTCGGTACGAGAGGCCGCTGGTGGAGAAGGGGAAGGTGGTGGGGTGGTACACGGGATGGAGGGCCGACCGACCTTTCGCCATCGACATGGCAG GATTTGCAGTGAACCTGCGTGTGATTCTGTCCAACCCAAGAGCTCAGTTCAAACGTCGCGGGGCCAAGCCAGGCATGCAGGAGTCCGACTTCCTCAAACAGATCACCAAAGTAGAAGATCTGGAGCCAAAAGCCAATAACTGCACAAAG GTCCTGGTGTGGCACACTCGTACCGAGAAAGTGAACCTGGGCAACGAACCCAAGCATCACCAGGATACCGTCCACATCGAGGTTTAG